One bacterium genomic window carries:
- a CDS encoding LysM peptidoglycan-binding domain-containing protein, producing MISGRTVLLAVLTASWLMIGCTSSRQLSGTTGSQEFRDRLGQPAQLTDREKWSLARKSFAYAQRAEDRQNTEDAAFFYEASLELLGAIDLASIDLEMHRVASFNRQVLESYDQFVSHTKSLPASSGLVAVIEAGEAQHSGEEEEDDAPDEVEEIAAPKTVPEAPELEVRPMKTPLPGVPMEINNKVRNQIHFFQTKGNKVMHRWMERAAILFPRMRPILKEEGIPQEMLYLSMIESGLNLNAYSYASASGLWQFIPGTGRLYGLHIDRTYDERRHVELATRAACNYLRKLYEEFGDWYLAMAAYNCGEGRVARDIKRCKSRNYWELHKLPRQTRGYVPTYLAARAICENPERYGFPPLPPEQPFECERIYVPGGYKLEDIARAAGHDPQTVKDLNPEFLKGIVPDRGTEMMVRLPGAVSESFNTELASLPKTVIVPTSTHRVRKGDTLNKIAAKYGTSVDAIMAMAENKRVKARSLRVGQEIHIPVAEVRYAEEKPKTVKEVAAERNEPVVSTETAANKITYTVHKGESLGRISQRLGVSVDQICRENGIRNASKIYPGQKLTVTVKGEPSYADAAPKKAEKKQSTEAAGKKYYTVQRGDTMWSIAQAHGVDLQTMLKLNRLSKRSNIYPGQRLVVSK from the coding sequence ATGATTAGTGGACGCACAGTTCTGCTCGCGGTTCTGACCGCCAGTTGGCTGATGATCGGCTGCACGTCCAGCCGCCAACTTTCCGGGACAACCGGAAGTCAAGAATTCCGCGATCGGCTTGGCCAACCCGCGCAACTTACCGACCGAGAAAAATGGAGCCTCGCTCGTAAGTCGTTTGCATATGCGCAGCGGGCGGAAGACAGGCAGAATACCGAGGATGCGGCCTTTTTCTATGAGGCTTCGCTTGAACTCCTTGGTGCTATCGATCTCGCATCGATCGACCTCGAAATGCATCGCGTCGCGAGCTTCAACCGGCAGGTGCTGGAAAGCTACGACCAGTTTGTCTCCCATACCAAGAGTCTGCCCGCTTCAAGCGGCCTCGTAGCCGTTATTGAGGCCGGAGAGGCACAGCATTCGGGCGAAGAGGAAGAGGACGATGCGCCCGATGAAGTGGAGGAGATTGCCGCTCCCAAGACGGTACCGGAAGCGCCGGAACTTGAAGTTCGTCCTATGAAGACACCTCTTCCAGGTGTTCCCATGGAGATTAACAACAAGGTTCGCAATCAGATCCACTTTTTCCAGACCAAGGGCAATAAAGTTATGCACCGTTGGATGGAGCGGGCGGCGATTCTGTTCCCAAGAATGCGGCCGATCCTGAAGGAAGAGGGGATTCCGCAGGAGATGCTCTATCTGTCCATGATAGAATCCGGCTTGAACCTGAATGCGTACTCGTACGCATCAGCATCCGGACTGTGGCAATTCATCCCGGGCACCGGAAGACTGTACGGTCTGCATATTGACAGAACATACGACGAACGACGTCATGTCGAGCTGGCGACCCGTGCGGCTTGTAACTATCTGCGCAAGCTCTATGAAGAGTTTGGCGACTGGTATCTCGCGATGGCTGCATACAACTGCGGAGAAGGGCGAGTCGCACGTGACATCAAGCGCTGCAAATCGAGGAACTATTGGGAGCTGCATAAACTTCCGCGGCAAACGCGCGGGTATGTGCCTACCTATTTAGCGGCGCGGGCGATTTGCGAGAACCCCGAGCGGTACGGTTTTCCTCCACTGCCGCCTGAGCAGCCGTTCGAGTGTGAGAGAATTTATGTTCCGGGCGGTTACAAACTTGAAGATATCGCGCGAGCTGCCGGCCACGACCCGCAGACCGTCAAAGACCTGAATCCCGAATTCCTGAAGGGTATTGTTCCTGACAGGGGAACCGAGATGATGGTCAGGCTGCCGGGGGCGGTGTCTGAGTCGTTTAATACAGAACTGGCCAGCCTGCCGAAGACGGTCATTGTACCGACATCAACGCACCGGGTCAGAAAAGGCGACACTCTAAACAAGATTGCAGCCAAGTACGGCACATCTGTTGATGCCATTATGGCAATGGCGGAAAACAAGCGTGTCAAAGCACGCTCCTTAAGGGTCGGACAAGAGATTCATATCCCCGTTGCAGAAGTTCGTTATGCGGAAGAGAAACCCAAGACCGTAAAGGAAGTTGCCGCTGAGCGGAACGAGCCTGTTGTTTCAACAGAGACCGCAGCGAACAAGATTACATATACGGTCCACAAAGGGGAGTCATTGGGAAGAATTTCTCAGCGACTTGGTGTGTCGGTTGACCAGATTTGCCGTGAGAATGGAATTCGCAATGCGAGCAAAATCTATCCGGGTCAGAAACTGACGGTTACCGTTAAGGGCGAACCTTCGTACGCTGATGCTGCTCCCAAGAAGGCGGAGAAAAAGCAGTCGACCGAGGCCGCGGGCAAAAAGTACTATACAGTTCAGCGCGGCGATACGATGTGGAGTATCGCACAGGCTCACGGCGTGGATTTGCAGACCATGCTCAAGTTGAACCGCCTTTCAAAGCGTTCAAATATTTATCCGGGTCAGCGTTTGGTCGTCAGCAAATAA
- a CDS encoding HU family DNA-binding protein has product MGRTVTKQELVDKLADGIGLTRVETQAVVDGFLALVMEAVANGDRVELRRFGVWKPVQRKGRSVRTPDGLHEVQIPDRIAAVFVPADEFRERMLQE; this is encoded by the coding sequence GTGGGTCGCACTGTGACCAAACAGGAGCTGGTGGACAAACTTGCCGATGGCATTGGTCTCACCAGAGTTGAAACCCAAGCCGTCGTTGACGGCTTTTTGGCCCTTGTAATGGAGGCGGTTGCCAACGGCGACCGCGTTGAATTGCGCCGTTTTGGTGTCTGGAAACCGGTCCAGCGAAAGGGCAGGAGTGTCCGTACTCCGGACGGTCTCCATGAAGTTCAAATTCCAGACAGGATTGCAGCCGTGTTCGTTCCCGCAGACGAATTCCGGGAACGAATGCTGCAGGAGTAG
- the xseA gene encoding exodeoxyribonuclease VII large subunit produces the protein MDSGPNDFPYSTSSGHTLTVAELTREIKRMFRERFEPLWIEGELSGCKAHGSGHFYFTLKDATAQLSCAMWRMYAKGLRFAPTDGMKVQAFGQLEVYEPQGKYQLIVYELRLSGEGELQRAFEELKRKLEKEGLFESSRKRQLPKFPQRIGLVTSGTGAALHDMRTVASRRWPLAELILRSVRVQGKGAAEEIAAAIMQFSREKHVDVIIVGRGGGSLEDLWAFNEEAVARAIFASHIPVVSAVGHEVDFTIADFVADVRAPTPSAAMEIVLPDGEEIIRQLHQLNRRLSRMTVDRVAYLRQQLRTLASHWALKQPEHLVQLAAQRLDELSGRLKESAIAFHENALSEYTHLSELLAAVSPQRVLQRGFAIVRNREGVAMRRAAEIVPGELLSIELAEGRLQARAKNHDTPELFDDRKD, from the coding sequence GTGGATTCCGGACCAAACGACTTCCCTTATTCGACTTCATCCGGTCATACATTGACCGTGGCCGAACTGACTCGCGAAATCAAACGGATGTTTCGCGAACGGTTTGAACCACTGTGGATTGAGGGTGAACTTTCAGGGTGTAAGGCGCACGGCAGCGGCCACTTTTATTTCACTCTCAAGGACGCAACCGCACAGCTTTCCTGCGCGATGTGGCGCATGTATGCCAAAGGACTTCGTTTCGCGCCGACGGACGGGATGAAGGTCCAGGCATTCGGACAGCTTGAGGTTTACGAACCGCAGGGAAAGTACCAGCTCATCGTGTATGAGTTGCGGCTTTCCGGTGAAGGAGAACTTCAACGGGCATTCGAAGAACTCAAGCGCAAGCTCGAGAAGGAGGGTCTGTTTGAATCCTCGCGGAAAAGGCAACTGCCGAAGTTTCCACAACGAATCGGGTTAGTCACGTCCGGTACCGGAGCCGCGCTTCACGACATGCGCACAGTTGCTTCGCGGCGGTGGCCGCTTGCTGAACTCATCTTGCGCTCTGTTCGGGTGCAGGGTAAAGGAGCGGCGGAGGAAATAGCAGCCGCAATCATGCAGTTCTCACGAGAGAAACATGTGGATGTCATCATTGTTGGCAGAGGCGGCGGCTCTCTGGAAGATTTATGGGCGTTCAACGAAGAAGCTGTGGCACGGGCTATCTTTGCCAGTCATATTCCAGTGGTTTCCGCCGTGGGCCATGAGGTGGATTTTACGATTGCAGATTTTGTCGCGGATGTGCGCGCACCCACGCCTTCCGCTGCAATGGAAATTGTGCTTCCCGACGGCGAAGAGATCATTCGACAGCTTCATCAGCTCAACCGCAGGCTCTCAAGAATGACAGTGGACAGAGTGGCTTACCTGCGGCAACAGCTCAGAACGCTGGCGTCACATTGGGCACTCAAACAGCCGGAGCACCTTGTGCAGTTAGCCGCACAGCGGCTTGACGAACTTTCCGGCAGGCTTAAAGAGAGCGCCATTGCATTTCACGAGAATGCACTGTCGGAATATACACATCTGTCGGAATTGCTTGCCGCCGTGTCGCCTCAGCGGGTTCTGCAAAGAGGTTTTGCCATCGTTCGCAATCGGGAAGGTGTCGCAATGAGGCGCGCAGCAGAAATCGTCCCCGGAGAACTACTTTCCATTGAACTTGCCGAAGGCCGCCTGCAAGCAAGAGCGAAGAATCACGATACCCCAGAGCTTTTCGATGACCGCAAAGACTAA
- the xseB gene encoding exodeoxyribonuclease VII small subunit, with translation MTAKTKSSKSDYVEPKSFEEALERLQELVEKLEAGEISLEESVAAFEEGQKLSVYCQHKLKAAETSLKKLLMHPEGPEAGEEE, from the coding sequence ATGACCGCAAAGACTAAATCCTCAAAGTCAGACTACGTGGAACCAAAGTCGTTCGAAGAGGCTTTGGAACGCCTGCAGGAGCTTGTTGAGAAACTCGAAGCCGGCGAGATATCACTCGAAGAGTCTGTTGCGGCGTTTGAAGAGGGACAGAAATTATCCGTTTACTGCCAGCACAAATTGAAGGCTGCCGAGACGTCGCTGAAGAAACTGCTCATGCATCCGGAAGGTCCAGAAGCAGGGGAGGAAGAGTAG
- a CDS encoding NAD(+)/NADH kinase translates to MVRLGLMGNSSKPRFVPVVSSFVLLLRERGVKFLYDDENRHSIHLNPNELAPHNSLARDCDLVLSFGGDGTLLHTAAAVSKYGKPILGVNLGPGLGYLTDLESAHLHERLDDILTGNYVIEERMMIQATTEHDPTVHHALNDFVIGQHEVSRTQAFQVFIDGAPAANYRADGLIVASPTGSTAYSLSAGGPIIEPTLQTIIVTPVCPHTLTMRPLAIADHRTVTIRSMGPGILTADGEHVRSLSIGEQVFVKKSPLTAKLVNIQRRDFYQVLRDKLNWGAAPDFSDER, encoded by the coding sequence GTGGTTCGTCTCGGCCTCATGGGCAATTCGTCAAAGCCGCGCTTTGTGCCTGTGGTATCGAGCTTTGTCCTGCTGCTGCGGGAACGAGGAGTGAAGTTCCTGTATGACGATGAGAATCGCCATTCCATTCACCTGAATCCCAATGAACTCGCGCCGCATAACTCACTTGCGCGGGACTGCGACCTTGTGTTAAGCTTTGGAGGCGACGGAACCCTGCTTCATACCGCGGCAGCCGTGAGCAAATACGGTAAACCGATTCTTGGTGTGAATCTTGGTCCGGGTTTGGGCTATTTGACGGATCTCGAGTCAGCACATCTTCATGAACGGCTGGACGACATTCTGACGGGCAACTATGTGATTGAAGAGCGGATGATGATTCAGGCGACAACTGAGCACGACCCTACCGTTCATCACGCATTGAACGATTTTGTCATCGGCCAGCATGAGGTGTCACGAACGCAAGCGTTTCAAGTGTTTATTGACGGTGCTCCTGCGGCAAATTACCGGGCTGACGGCCTGATTGTGGCTTCACCCACCGGTTCAACCGCCTATTCGCTTTCCGCAGGCGGACCGATTATCGAGCCTACTCTGCAGACTATCATTGTGACGCCAGTATGTCCGCATACGTTGACGATGAGACCCCTTGCCATCGCTGACCACCGGACTGTTACAATTCGATCAATGGGACCGGGGATTTTGACGGCCGACGGTGAGCATGTGCGGTCGCTCAGTATCGGCGAACAGGTTTTTGTGAAGAAATCACCTCTTACAGCAAAGCTGGTAAATATTCAGCGACGCGACTTCTATCAAGTTCTACGTGACAAATTGAATTGGGGTGCCGCGCCGGATTTCTCTGACGAGCGCTAA
- the ftsY gene encoding signal recognition particle-docking protein FtsY, whose product MGLFDKLKQALTKTREAISDKLATVFKPGRKLDRNLLQELEDVLLSADVGLETTEFLIEQLKEAGRNAGPDADADSLLREKVVKLLKSAEGTPVPNGSPHVVLVVGVNGTGKTTSIGKLGRFLSSRGKSVIFAAGDTFRAAAIDQLQIWGERCNIPVIAGEMNGDSAAVAVDALQAAQSKGADVLLVDTAGRLHNKSNLMQELEKVSRVLSKRLSGAPHEVLLVLDATTGQNGLNQAKEFTRTAGVSGLILTKIDGTAKGGVALAIARTMNIPIRYVGFGEALDDFDEFDAEKFALSLLGERTETPA is encoded by the coding sequence ATGGGACTATTTGACAAACTAAAGCAGGCGCTTACCAAGACCCGCGAGGCGATTTCTGACAAACTTGCTACTGTGTTCAAACCCGGCAGGAAGCTTGACCGGAACTTGCTTCAGGAGCTTGAGGATGTGTTGCTTTCCGCAGACGTCGGGCTTGAGACCACTGAGTTTCTGATTGAACAGTTGAAAGAGGCAGGGCGGAATGCGGGTCCTGATGCCGATGCGGACTCCCTATTGCGTGAGAAAGTAGTCAAGCTGCTCAAGAGCGCTGAAGGGACACCAGTTCCGAACGGCTCACCGCATGTGGTGCTTGTCGTCGGAGTTAATGGAACCGGAAAGACCACGAGCATCGGCAAACTTGGCAGGTTTTTAAGTTCCCGAGGAAAGTCCGTCATATTTGCCGCCGGTGATACATTTCGGGCGGCGGCCATTGACCAGCTTCAAATCTGGGGAGAGCGGTGCAACATTCCGGTGATTGCAGGTGAAATGAACGGGGACAGTGCCGCTGTTGCCGTCGACGCGTTGCAGGCCGCTCAGTCAAAAGGTGCGGATGTACTTCTTGTCGATACCGCCGGACGGCTCCACAACAAGAGCAACCTTATGCAGGAACTCGAGAAAGTCTCCCGCGTGCTAAGTAAACGGCTGTCCGGCGCGCCACACGAGGTTTTGCTCGTGTTGGACGCTACGACCGGCCAGAACGGGTTGAATCAGGCTAAAGAATTCACGAGAACGGCCGGGGTGTCCGGGCTAATTCTTACAAAAATAGATGGTACAGCCAAGGGTGGAGTCGCTTTAGCAATTGCGCGGACGATGAACATTCCAATCCGTTACGTGGGTTTTGGTGAAGCGCTGGATGATTTCGATGAATTTGACGCAGAAAAATTCGCACTTAGCCTGCTTGGTGAACGGACGGAGACTCCTGCTTAA
- a CDS encoding 6,7-dimethyl-8-ribityllumazine synthase, protein MRTHLPAGRIVVLRSSYHANITNALLDGAVAELRSQGIAESQIDIVDVPGAFELPVAAARVAKRLTVDVVVAIGAVVRGETPHFDFICQSCSQGLSRVAESTGKPVAFGVITANTVEQAYERAGGRVGNKGQEAARAALELFDSIKKWEQQQASGS, encoded by the coding sequence ATGCGAACTCACTTGCCGGCAGGCCGAATAGTTGTCCTGCGTTCCAGCTATCACGCGAATATTACGAATGCACTTTTGGATGGCGCAGTTGCCGAACTGCGTTCGCAGGGGATTGCCGAATCACAGATTGACATCGTTGACGTCCCGGGCGCTTTCGAACTTCCGGTCGCGGCCGCTCGGGTTGCAAAGCGTCTGACTGTAGATGTGGTCGTGGCGATTGGTGCAGTTGTGCGCGGTGAAACCCCGCATTTCGATTTTATCTGCCAATCGTGCTCGCAAGGTTTATCTCGTGTAGCCGAATCAACCGGAAAGCCGGTAGCATTCGGAGTCATTACGGCAAATACAGTGGAACAGGCGTATGAAAGAGCCGGTGGCAGGGTCGGGAACAAAGGTCAGGAGGCGGCGCGGGCCGCGCTGGAGTTGTTCGATTCAATTAAGAAATGGGAGCAGCAGCAAGCATCTGGATCGTAA
- the recN gene encoding DNA repair protein RecN — MLERLSIRNFLLVEEINLSLKMGLTAITGETGAGKSMILGALRVLFGETLSEQMIRDGCDRTVIEAEFRLEPTGELKELVDEEYFEEDGSFIIRRELTRGGRTRSFLQDRPVSIELLKSVGDLLMDFHGQRDNLSLFKPSRQLEFLDAFAQTGSELSTVTAAYRDRQAMLVRREELNRQLSTRRKEQALLAYQLEEIEKLGLRPGEDVDLAGKLKKLEQAEKLVLLATQIADLLEQNDVCAVSLTGQARQLADEIRRIDSEFGLFAIELAEVTSRLRDISNEVLHYAGNIEISPDELENLRKRAATIAELRRKHGLDLSQILEQAEKMKDELAALSALEKELTEVQKSLDIISKALSSAAAVLSCKRRESCSQFAEAIQATLQPLGFAKPKFEIVLVSADPNNVDMIGRTGADSIQFLFAGTSGQTLRPLAEVASGGESSRVTLAIKSVVAERMRNPLLVYDEIDLGISGRVAAAVANTLFELGRRQQVVVVTHLPQIAARAEHHLQVSKSTSRKGTITRAEMLKPEQRAEAVAALLAGSEISDTAIAAAGELLNTNKFTSEQDQ, encoded by the coding sequence ATGCTGGAGCGGCTCTCAATCCGCAATTTCCTGCTCGTGGAGGAAATCAATCTCTCCCTGAAGATGGGGCTGACCGCCATTACAGGGGAAACCGGAGCGGGAAAGAGCATGATTCTTGGCGCACTCCGCGTCTTGTTCGGTGAGACGCTCAGCGAACAGATGATTAGAGACGGTTGCGACCGTACGGTTATTGAAGCTGAGTTTAGACTTGAACCGACAGGGGAGCTCAAAGAACTTGTTGATGAAGAGTATTTCGAAGAGGACGGCAGCTTCATTATTCGCCGCGAGCTAACCCGTGGCGGGAGAACCCGCAGTTTCCTGCAGGATCGGCCGGTCAGCATCGAATTGCTGAAATCCGTGGGGGATTTGCTCATGGATTTTCACGGTCAAAGGGATAATCTCTCGCTCTTCAAGCCATCACGACAACTCGAATTTCTGGATGCTTTCGCGCAGACGGGTTCTGAATTGAGTACCGTAACAGCGGCGTATCGTGACCGGCAAGCCATGCTTGTGAGGCGCGAAGAACTCAATCGACAGTTATCAACGCGCCGCAAAGAGCAGGCGCTCCTTGCCTATCAGCTTGAAGAGATCGAGAAACTTGGACTACGACCTGGAGAAGATGTCGATCTTGCCGGAAAACTGAAGAAACTCGAGCAAGCCGAAAAGCTCGTCTTGTTAGCAACCCAAATTGCGGATTTGCTCGAACAGAATGACGTTTGTGCTGTTTCACTGACCGGACAAGCGAGGCAGTTGGCCGACGAGATTCGACGGATTGACAGCGAGTTTGGACTTTTCGCAATCGAACTTGCCGAAGTGACGTCAAGGCTTCGGGACATTAGCAACGAAGTATTGCATTACGCCGGAAACATTGAGATAAGTCCGGACGAGCTTGAGAATCTGCGGAAACGTGCTGCGACTATCGCAGAGTTGCGAAGAAAGCACGGCTTGGATTTGAGCCAAATTCTCGAGCAGGCGGAAAAGATGAAAGACGAACTCGCCGCGCTTTCAGCCCTTGAAAAGGAGCTGACTGAAGTCCAGAAATCCCTTGACATAATTAGCAAAGCATTATCAAGTGCTGCCGCTGTGTTGAGCTGCAAGCGACGCGAATCCTGCAGTCAATTTGCGGAAGCAATTCAAGCGACTCTCCAGCCGCTTGGTTTCGCGAAGCCGAAGTTCGAGATTGTGTTGGTTTCAGCGGACCCGAACAACGTCGACATGATAGGCCGCACCGGTGCCGATTCCATTCAGTTTTTGTTTGCCGGCACATCCGGACAGACTCTTCGCCCACTTGCAGAGGTCGCTTCCGGCGGAGAGTCATCGCGGGTTACCTTGGCTATTAAGAGTGTCGTTGCCGAACGCATGCGGAATCCGCTGCTGGTTTACGATGAAATAGATTTGGGAATCTCCGGGCGGGTTGCCGCCGCTGTTGCCAACACATTGTTTGAACTCGGACGACGACAACAAGTCGTTGTGGTGACTCACCTTCCGCAAATTGCCGCGCGGGCGGAACATCATCTTCAAGTTTCCAAAAGCACTTCCCGCAAAGGGACCATTACCAGGGCCGAAATGCTCAAGCCTGAGCAGCGGGCGGAGGCGGTCGCAGCATTGCTTGCAGGATCGGAGATTTCCGACACTGCGATTGCCGCGGCTGGTGAACTCCTGAATACTAACAAATTCACTTCGGAACAGGATCAATAG
- the murA gene encoding UDP-N-acetylglucosamine 1-carboxyvinyltransferase has protein sequence MDSLILRGGRPLEGEIPISGSKNATLPLLAATLLAPGFYRFTNVPQLKDVKTMSNLLRILGAKIDESANELLIDTSHASHVEAPYDLVKTMRASFYVLGALLGRHGEARVSLPGGCAWGPRPVDLHLKGMEALGAKLILDQGYVVASALPLRGTSFEFGISSVGASANVLMAAVRAEGTTVLKNVALEPEVTSLALFLNKMGARISGIGTRELTIQGVAELHPADAVMSPDRIETGSFMCAVGMTGGKVRLSHADPLQLTAVIEKARQAGIEVSYGADWIQVERGSSKLKPIDVTTDVYPNFPTDLQAPFMALATIADGVSHITDTIYTDRFTHVAELFRLGAQIHMDNNTAVVTGVSKLTGAPVMSTDLRASVCLVLAGLAAEGETEVKRVYHLDRGYEKLEEKLSRVGADIRRAEGDL, from the coding sequence TTGGATAGTCTGATTCTCCGCGGCGGACGACCGCTCGAAGGAGAGATTCCAATATCGGGTTCGAAAAATGCGACTCTGCCGTTGCTTGCTGCTACGCTGCTTGCGCCCGGTTTCTATCGCTTCACAAACGTCCCGCAGCTCAAAGACGTTAAAACAATGTCGAATCTGCTGCGAATTCTTGGTGCAAAAATAGACGAGTCTGCAAATGAACTGCTGATTGACACCAGTCACGCTTCGCATGTTGAAGCCCCTTATGATCTTGTCAAGACGATGCGTGCAAGTTTTTACGTACTTGGCGCTCTGCTTGGTCGACATGGCGAGGCCCGTGTGTCATTGCCCGGAGGATGTGCCTGGGGTCCAAGACCCGTGGATCTGCACTTGAAAGGAATGGAAGCGCTTGGCGCCAAGCTCATTCTAGATCAGGGATACGTTGTTGCTTCGGCACTGCCACTGCGGGGCACATCTTTTGAATTCGGAATTTCAAGCGTTGGAGCATCAGCGAATGTACTCATGGCTGCCGTACGGGCGGAGGGTACGACCGTACTTAAAAACGTAGCTCTTGAGCCGGAGGTAACTTCCCTCGCGTTGTTCCTGAATAAAATGGGTGCACGGATCTCAGGGATCGGCACCAGAGAGCTGACGATTCAAGGTGTCGCCGAACTTCATCCAGCAGATGCCGTCATGTCACCCGACAGGATTGAAACCGGTTCGTTCATGTGTGCGGTCGGAATGACCGGAGGTAAGGTCAGACTGTCACACGCTGATCCGCTTCAGTTGACTGCCGTGATTGAAAAAGCAAGGCAGGCCGGCATTGAAGTTAGTTATGGAGCCGATTGGATTCAAGTCGAGCGTGGAAGCAGCAAGCTGAAGCCGATTGACGTGACCACGGATGTCTATCCGAATTTTCCGACAGACTTGCAGGCGCCGTTCATGGCGCTTGCCACAATTGCAGACGGTGTGTCACATATTACCGATACGATCTACACGGACAGGTTCACGCACGTTGCCGAGTTGTTCCGGCTTGGCGCACAAATTCACATGGACAATAATACAGCCGTTGTCACCGGGGTTTCCAAACTCACCGGCGCACCTGTTATGTCCACAGACCTGCGCGCTTCGGTGTGCCTTGTTTTGGCCGGTCTCGCTGCCGAAGGTGAGACGGAAGTCAAGCGTGTTTATCACTTGGACAGAGGCTATGAAAAGCTTGAGGAGAAGTTGTCCCGAGTTGGCGCCGATATTCGCCGGGCAGAGGGTGATCTATGA